One Scophthalmus maximus strain ysfricsl-2021 chromosome 1, ASM2237912v1, whole genome shotgun sequence genomic region harbors:
- the arhgef7b gene encoding rho guanine nucleotide exchange factor 7b isoform X2: protein MNSAEQTVTWLITLGVLDSPKKSISDPEAFLQLSLQDGAVLCRLVERLRPGTVDKFFQEPRSDGESQRNIAEFIKGCGSFGVEPFEVSDLLQGLNFSKVLNCLVALNKATEDFGVSGDSVCVSHSSASRIKSFDSLNTQSRSPKLLLPQYRSLDMSEGSGCGHLLVKARFPFQQTNEDELSFCKGDIISVSKQEDGGWWEGSLNGKTGWFPSNYVRELKGSDKTPDKPKSGTLKSPPKGFDTTIISKTYYNVVLQNILEAESEYSRELQSLLGSYMRSLHPTDRLSAVDISHIQGNLEEISTFQQMLVQSLEEHTKLPENQQKIGGFFLSLMPQIKIIYVAYCSNHPSAVNVLTQHSEVLGEYMESKGASTPGILTLTTSLSKPFTRLERYPTLLKELDRHMEDQHPDRADLLASMASFKSLAAQCLEVRKKKDLELQILTEPIRNWEGDDIRTLGPVQHMSQATVHTQDCQESNERYLVLFPHTLLMLSASLRMSGFIYQGRMPLSGMLISRIEDGETMRNAFEISGAQCERIQVACNNQNDLQEWLDLLTKHTHTSAVQTHKHQSVCHTLPSHPVTPTRHSESRGVSSGHTYHTLPHPSSYGTAHSGSPMWGPLEPPSTPKPWSLSCLRPAPPLRPSAALCYKEDMSKSPKNMKKLLPKRKPERKPSEEDFTVRKSTAALEEDAQILKVIEAYCTSAKTRQTLNSTWQGTDLMHNHVLADTSLTVASFPGNLPFSDQSEDSDYDSIWTAQSFRTASFSRKTHRKDVHMLFPEEEKIIVEETKSNGQTVVEERSLVDTVYSLKDEVQELKQDNKRMKRTLEEEQRARKELERVIRRVLKSMDDPTWDETNL, encoded by the exons CCGTTTGAGGTCAGTGACCTCCTGCAGGGACTGAACTTCTCCAAGGTGCTGAACTGCTTGGTGGCCCTGAACAAAGCCACTGAAG ATTTTGGTGTTTCTggcgacagtgtgtgtgtgtcgcactCCTCGGCATCCAGGATCAAGTCCTTCGATTCTCTGAACACTCAGAGTCGCTCCCCTaaactgctgctgcctcagtacCGCAGCCTG GACATGTCGGAGGGCAGCGGGTGTGGCCACTTGCTTGTCAAGGCGCGCTTTCCCTTCCAGCAGACCAATGAGGACGAGCTGTCCTTCTGCAagggtgacatcatcagtgtgaGCAAGCAGGAGGACGGGGGCTGGTGGGAAGGCTCGCTCAACGGCAAGACTGGTTGGTTCCCCAGTAACTATGTGCGGGAGCTGAAAGGAAGCG aTAAGACACCAGACAAGCCAAAGTCTGGGACTCTAAAAAGTCCACCCAAAGGTTTTGACACCACTATCATCAGTAAGACCTACTACAACGTG gtccTACAGAACATCCTGGAAGCAGAGAGTGAATattccagagagctgcagagtctgCTGGGCTCTTACATGCGCTCACTTCACCCCACAGACAG ACTGAGCGCCGTGGACATCAGTCATATTCAAGGAAATCTGGAAGAGATCTCCACCTTCCAGCAGATGTTGGTCCAGTCTTTAGAGGAGCACACAAA ACTCCCAGAGAACCAGCAGAAGATCGGGGGGTTCTTCTTGAGTCTGATGCCCCAAATAAAGATCATCTATGTGGCCTACTGCTCCAACCATCCGTCAGCCGTCAACGTGCTCACACAACACAG tgaggTGCTCGGGGAGTACATGGAGTCAAAGGGGGCATCCACTCCAGGGATCCTGACTCTGACCACCAGTCTTAGTAAACCCTTCACCAGACTGGAGAGATACCCAACACTGCTGAAAGAACTGGACAGACACATGGAG GACCAACACCCTGACAGAGCTGATCTACTTGCTTCCATGGCGTCCTTCAAAAGCCTTgca GCCCAGTGTCtggaggtgaggaagaagaaggaccTGGAGTTGCAGATTTTAACAGAGCCAATCAGAAACTGGGAGGGGGATGACATCAGAACCCTCGGTCCTGTCCAGCACATGTCCCAGGCCACGGTCCACACGCAGGACTGTCAG GAGTCAAATGAACGCTACCTCGTCCTCTTCCCTCACACACTGCTCATGCTATCTGCCAGCCTGAGAATGAGTGGATTCATCTATCAG GGGAGGATGCCACTTTCAGGGATGCTCATCTCCAGAATAGAGGATGGAGAAACCATGAGGAACGCTTTTGAGATATCTG GTGCTCAGTGTGAGCGGATACAGGTGGCGTGTAACAATCAGAACGATCTACAGGAATGGCTAGACCTcctcaccaaacacacacacacttcggccgtgcaaacacacaagcatcagtctgtctgtcacaca TTGCCCTCCCACCCGGTCACTCCTACCAGACACTCTGAGTCACGTGGCGTGAGCAGCGGACACACCTACCACACCCTTCCCCATCCCTCCTCTTATGGGACGGCACACAGCGGCAGCCCAATGTGGGGGCCCCTGGAGCCACCGAGTACCCCCAAACCCTGGAGCCTGAGCTGCCTCCGCCCTGCGCCTCCACTTCGGCCCTCCGCTGCTCTCTGCTACAAGGAG GATATGAGTAAAAGTCCCAAGAACATGAAGAAGCTGCTCCCTAAGAGGAAGCCCGAGAGGAAACCTTCAGAAGAAGACTTTACTGTCAGAAAGA GTACCGCAGCTCTAGAGGAGGACGCTCAGATACTGAAAGTGATTGAGGCCTACTGCACCAGCGCCAAGACACGACAGACTCTCAACTCCa CTTGGCAAGGGACTGACCTCATGCACAACCATGTGCTCGCTGACACCAGCCTCACCGTTGCCAGTTTCCCCGGCAACCTGCCAttttctgaccaatcagaggactCGGATTATGACAGTATCTGGACAGCCCAGAGTTTTAGGACTGCCTCGTTTTCTCGTAAGACACATCG GAAGGACGTTCACATGTTGTtcccagaggaggagaagatcatCGTGGAGGAAACCAAGAGCAACGGACAAActgtggtggaggagag GAGTTTGGTGGACACTGTGTACAGCCTCAAGGATGAAGTCCAGGAACTCAAACAG GACAACAAGAGAATGAAGAGgacgctggaggaggagcagcgagcGAGGAAAGAGCTGGAGAGGGTCATCAGGAGGGTTCTAAAGAGCATGGACGACCCAACCTGGGATGAGACGAACCTCTGA